The Triticum dicoccoides isolate Atlit2015 ecotype Zavitan chromosome 6A, WEW_v2.0, whole genome shotgun sequence genome has a window encoding:
- the LOC119319062 gene encoding cysteine-rich receptor-like protein kinase 10, protein MQHSSPFLLLPLLLAASPLLTAAEMIYCFGGVHETNSTYGANLRRLAAVLPAETASSQGLQASGDVGYWPNRVRASARCEPSSVGSSSCAACLAGAFREAESACPYGRKVLVVAGNCTLRLGGNFSRSLGLGEGGFSGISSQEDGSAIYLYATGDNSWFRLLGPTTLIFQAIGFAWLFFMLLQEWRDKRRASMMHCSSLPSGDQ, encoded by the exons ATGCAGCACTCCTCGCCCTTCCTCCTGCTCCCTCTCCTCCTCGCCGCGTCGCCTCTCCTCACCGCCGCAGAAATGATCTACTGCTTCGGTGGAGTACACGAGACCAACAGCACCTACGGGGCCAACCTCCGCCGCCTGGCCGCCGTCCTCCCGGCCGAGACCGCCTCCTCCCAGGGCCTCCAGGCGTCCGGTGACGTGGGGTACTGGCCTAACCGAGTGCGAGCCTCCGCGCGCTGCGAGCCTTCTAGCGTCGGCTCTTCCTCAtgtgccgcctgcctcgccggcgcctTCCGGGAGGCGGAGAGCGCGTGCCCGTACGGCAGGAAGGTGCTCGTCGTGGCTGGCAACTGCACTCTCCGACTCGGTGGCAATTTCTCTAGATCTCTTGGCTTGGGCGAGGGTGGGTTCTCTGGCATCTCTTCTCAAGAAG ATGGAAGCGCTATCTATTTATATGCCACAGGCGACAACAGTTGGTTTCGCCTCTTGGGTCCGACGACACTGATATTTCAAGCAATTGGATTTGCATGGCTTTTCTTCATGCTTCTGCAAGAATGGCGTGATAAAAGAAGAGCCTCCATGAT GCATTGTAGCTCTCTTCCATCTGGAGATCAGTAG